In Staphylococcus lloydii, the following proteins share a genomic window:
- the polA gene encoding DNA polymerase I, giving the protein MNKLILIDGNSLSFRAFYALPLLQNKAGIHTNAVYGFAMLLEKIIKEEQPTNFLVAFDAGKTTFRHDTYSEYKGGRQKTPPELSEQLPYVRQLLDAYGIKRYELDNYEADDIIGTLSKEAHSAGYETIIVTGDRDLTQLASDNVTIYYTKKGVTDVDHYTPEFIAEKYNGLTPDQIIDMKGLMGDASDNIPGVAGVGEKTAIKLLNQFQTVESVYDNIDSVSGKKLKEKLENSKDDALMSKQLATINRESPIAVSLKDTEMPTNNDETEKIELFKKLEFKQLLEQLNVDGTSESDEALELTVEQDFANIDFANLQQATIHFELEDTNYLKDQILKFGLFDGTHHVVIDAQNINDYKELVQWLESSDSQKVVYDAKKTYVVAHRLNIDINEIVFDAMLASYIIDPSRTIDDVHSVVSYYGQTYLKTNVSVFGKGKKRQIPEDEVLNDYVANIVHAIHNATAKMETQLEEYNQVELLKDLELPLAKILSKMEETGIYTEASELKEMEIEIQNKLDKLVANIYDSAGEEFNINSPKQLGVVLFETLKLPVIKKTKTGYSTAVDVLEQLQGEHPIIDYILEYRQLSKLQSTYVEGLQKVISDDNRIHSRFNQTLAQTGRLSSVDPNLQNIPVRLEEGRKIRKAFKSSDEDTVIFSADYSQIELRVLAHITQDESMIQAFKNNEDIHTATAVKVFGVSADEVDSLMRRQAKAVNFGIVYGISDYGLSQNLGITRKQAKQFIDDYLDSFPGVKQYMTDIVKDAKAQGFVETLMHRRRYIPDITSRNFNLRSFAERTAMNTPIQGSAADIIKLAMVNFDNAVKNESFNVKLLLQVHDELIFEVPKGEVADFSKFIENIMDNALPLDVPLLVECNYGDTWYDAK; this is encoded by the coding sequence GTGAATAAATTAATTTTAATAGATGGTAATAGTTTAAGCTTTAGAGCATTTTATGCTTTACCGTTATTGCAAAACAAGGCAGGCATCCACACAAATGCGGTATATGGTTTTGCGATGTTATTAGAAAAAATAATTAAAGAAGAACAACCTACGAACTTTTTAGTAGCATTTGACGCGGGTAAAACAACTTTTCGACATGACACTTATAGTGAATATAAAGGTGGCCGTCAAAAGACGCCTCCAGAATTAAGTGAACAATTACCATACGTCCGTCAATTATTAGATGCATATGGCATTAAAAGATATGAATTAGATAATTATGAAGCCGATGATATTATAGGTACGCTTAGTAAAGAAGCGCATTCAGCAGGGTATGAAACAATTATTGTTACAGGTGACCGTGACTTAACACAGTTAGCTAGTGATAATGTGACGATATACTATACTAAAAAAGGTGTTACAGATGTAGATCATTACACGCCTGAATTTATTGCGGAAAAATATAATGGACTAACGCCAGATCAAATTATTGATATGAAAGGTTTAATGGGTGACGCTTCCGATAATATTCCTGGTGTAGCTGGCGTTGGGGAAAAAACAGCCATTAAATTGTTAAATCAATTTCAAACTGTAGAAAGTGTTTATGACAACATCGATAGCGTTTCTGGTAAAAAGTTAAAAGAAAAACTGGAAAATAGTAAAGACGATGCATTAATGAGTAAACAGCTTGCCACTATAAACCGTGAGAGTCCGATAGCAGTGTCATTAAAAGATACTGAAATGCCAACAAATAATGATGAAACAGAAAAAATTGAATTATTTAAAAAACTAGAATTCAAACAACTATTAGAACAATTAAATGTGGACGGCACGAGTGAGAGTGATGAAGCGCTAGAATTAACTGTGGAACAAGATTTTGCAAATATAGATTTTGCTAATTTACAACAAGCGACAATACATTTTGAATTAGAAGATACGAATTATTTAAAAGATCAAATTTTAAAATTCGGGCTTTTTGATGGTACGCATCACGTCGTTATTGATGCTCAAAACATAAATGACTATAAAGAACTAGTACAATGGCTAGAAAGTAGCGATTCGCAAAAGGTTGTTTATGATGCTAAAAAAACGTATGTGGTAGCGCATAGGTTGAATATTGATATTAATGAAATAGTTTTCGATGCTATGTTAGCGAGTTATATTATAGATCCATCAAGAACTATCGATGATGTACACTCTGTTGTTAGTTATTATGGACAAACATATTTAAAAACTAATGTAAGTGTATTTGGAAAAGGGAAAAAGCGCCAAATACCAGAAGATGAAGTTTTAAATGACTACGTTGCTAATATTGTACATGCCATTCACAATGCGACAGCTAAAATGGAAACACAATTGGAAGAATATAACCAAGTTGAGCTCTTAAAAGACTTGGAATTACCATTAGCTAAAATTTTAAGCAAGATGGAAGAAACTGGTATTTATACCGAAGCTAGCGAATTAAAAGAAATGGAAATTGAAATACAAAACAAACTAGATAAATTAGTTGCAAATATATATGACTCAGCTGGAGAGGAATTTAATATTAATTCTCCAAAACAATTAGGTGTTGTATTATTCGAAACATTAAAACTACCTGTTATTAAAAAGACAAAGACTGGTTATTCTACTGCTGTTGATGTGCTAGAACAATTACAAGGTGAACATCCAATAATTGATTATATACTAGAGTATCGTCAATTATCTAAATTACAATCAACTTATGTTGAAGGTCTTCAAAAAGTAATTAGTGATGATAATAGAATACACTCAAGGTTTAATCAAACTTTAGCACAGACAGGTAGATTATCGTCAGTAGATCCAAATCTACAAAATATTCCAGTACGACTTGAAGAAGGTCGTAAAATTAGAAAAGCGTTTAAATCTTCTGATGAAGATACCGTTATCTTTTCGGCCGATTATTCACAAATTGAATTACGTGTATTGGCGCATATCACACAAGACGAAAGTATGATACAAGCATTCAAAAATAATGAAGATATTCATACTGCAACGGCAGTTAAAGTGTTTGGTGTGAGTGCTGACGAAGTCGATAGTTTAATGCGTAGACAAGCAAAAGCTGTAAACTTTGGGATTGTTTATGGGATTAGCGACTATGGTTTAAGTCAAAACTTAGGTATAACGCGTAAACAAGCTAAACAATTTATCGATGATTATTTAGATAGCTTTCCTGGCGTGAAACAATATATGACAGATATTGTTAAAGATGCAAAAGCGCAAGGATTTGTTGAAACACTTATGCATCGCCGTCGTTATATCCCAGATATCACGAGTCGTAATTTTAATTTACGTAGTTTTGCCGAACGTACTGCTATGAATACACCTATTCAAGGTAGTGCAGCTGATATTATTAAGCTAGCGATGGTAAATTTTGATAATGCTGTTAAAAATGAATCGTTCAATGTAAAATTATTGCTTCAAGTACACGATGAATTAATATTCGAAGTACCAAAAGGCGAAGTAGCTGATTTTAGTAAATTTATAGAAAATATTATGGATAACGCATTACCATTAGACGTGCCACTATTAGTTGAATGTAACTATGGTGATACATGGTACGATGCGAAATAA
- the mutM gene encoding bifunctional DNA-formamidopyrimidine glycosylase/DNA-(apurinic or apyrimidinic site) lyase has translation MPELPEVEHVKRGIEPYAKGQKISSVIFSDKVKEGKADGRETIIKGMSLETFKTFTENFVIEEIERRSKYIVFHLANDNEHRILISHLGMAGGFFIVRALDDITVKNYRNHWHVIFTLDNDMLLVYSDIRRFGEIRNVPSLEAYPSFLEIAPEPFEDIALNHYLSWFDRKSYLKKPIKQMILDHRVIAGCGNIYACEALFRAGIHPNRTTHSLNNQEREMLFYYVREVLSEGIKYGGTSVSDYRHADGKTGTMQLHLNVYKQKTCKVCGSDIETQVIATRNSHYCPTCQK, from the coding sequence ATGCCGGAACTACCAGAAGTTGAACATGTTAAAAGAGGCATTGAGCCATATGCTAAAGGACAAAAGATAAGCTCTGTTATTTTTTCTGATAAAGTGAAAGAAGGCAAAGCTGACGGACGAGAAACAATAATAAAAGGAATGTCACTGGAAACCTTTAAAACTTTCACGGAAAATTTTGTTATAGAAGAAATTGAAAGACGTAGTAAGTACATCGTCTTTCATTTAGCTAATGACAATGAACATAGAATTTTAATAAGTCATCTAGGTATGGCAGGTGGTTTCTTTATCGTTAGAGCTTTAGATGATATTACGGTTAAAAATTATCGTAATCATTGGCATGTCATTTTTACATTAGATAATGATATGTTACTCGTTTATTCTGATATAAGAAGATTTGGAGAAATTAGAAATGTACCTTCTTTAGAAGCTTACCCATCATTTTTAGAGATAGCTCCAGAACCTTTTGAAGATATAGCCTTAAATCATTATCTGTCTTGGTTTGATCGTAAAAGTTATTTAAAAAAACCAATAAAACAAATGATATTAGATCACAGAGTGATTGCGGGATGTGGTAATATATATGCTTGCGAGGCGTTATTTAGAGCCGGCATTCACCCGAATAGAACTACGCATAGTTTGAATAACCAAGAAAGAGAAATGTTATTTTATTATGTTCGAGAAGTGCTATCCGAGGGTATAAAATATGGTGGGACTAGTGTTTCTGATTATCGACATGCTGATGGTAAGACAGGAACAATGCAACTACACCTTAATGTATATAAACAAAAAACATGCAAAGTATGTGGCAGTGATATCGAAACACAAGTTATTGCAACGCGTAACAGTCATTACTGTCCTACTTGTCAAAAATAA
- the coaE gene encoding dephospho-CoA kinase (Dephospho-CoA kinase (CoaE) performs the final step in coenzyme A biosynthesis.) — MPKVIGLTGGIATGKSTVSEVLSVHGFKIVDADVASRKAVEKGSEGLANVKAAFGDDAIDENGEMDRAYVGDVVFNQPEKRLELNEIVHPIVHDIMEKEKNDYLNEGYNVIMDIPLLFENELQDTVDEVWLVYTSESIQIDRLMERNNLSLEDAKARVLSQISIDKKRRMADHVIDNRDSKLDLKQNLESFLIEQGYIDEAEHL; from the coding sequence ATGCCAAAAGTAATAGGACTTACCGGTGGAATTGCCACTGGTAAATCTACAGTATCAGAAGTTTTATCTGTTCATGGTTTCAAAATTGTAGATGCAGATGTAGCTTCTCGTAAAGCAGTTGAAAAAGGTAGTGAAGGATTAGCAAATGTAAAAGCTGCTTTTGGAGACGATGCTATTGACGAAAATGGGGAAATGGACCGCGCATATGTCGGTGATGTTGTATTTAATCAACCGGAAAAGCGATTAGAATTAAATGAAATTGTCCATCCAATCGTCCATGATATTATGGAAAAAGAAAAAAATGACTACCTCAACGAAGGGTATAACGTCATTATGGATATTCCATTATTATTTGAAAATGAATTGCAAGATACTGTCGATGAAGTATGGTTAGTCTATACTTCAGAAAGTATTCAAATTGATCGATTAATGGAACGAAATAATTTATCACTTGAAGATGCAAAAGCCCGTGTGCTAAGCCAAATCTCTATCGATAAAAAACGTAGAATGGCAGATCACGTCATCGATAATAGAGATTCTAAGCTTGATTTAAAACAGAATTTAGAAAGCTTTTTAATAGAACAAGGCTATATTGATGAAGCTGAACATCTTTAA
- the gap gene encoding type I glyceraldehyde-3-phosphate dehydrogenase codes for MTTNIAINGMGRIGRMALRIALKNDNLNVVAINASYSPETIAHLINYDTTHGTYDLKVEPTENGIKVENHEIKLVSDRNPENLPWASLDIDIVIEATGKFNHGDKAVGHINAGAKKVLLTGPSKGGDVQMIVKGVNNDNLDVNKYDIFSNASCTTNCIGPVAKVLNDKFGIVNGLMTTVHSITNDQNNIDNPHKDLRRARSCSESIIPTSTGAAKALKEVLPELEGKLHGMALRVPTKNVSLVDLVVDLEQNVTAEEVNNAFKENDLQGVLATEDAPLVSVDFNTNPHSAIVDTQSTMVMGDNKVKVIAWYDNEWGYSNRVVEVAAQLGQLLNSEADVLIS; via the coding sequence ATGACGACTAATATAGCAATTAATGGAATGGGTAGAATAGGGCGAATGGCATTACGTATCGCACTTAAAAATGACAATTTAAACGTGGTAGCTATTAACGCTAGTTATTCACCAGAAACGATAGCTCATTTAATAAATTATGATACTACTCATGGTACATATGATTTAAAAGTTGAACCGACTGAAAATGGTATTAAAGTAGAAAATCATGAAATTAAATTAGTATCAGATAGAAATCCTGAAAACTTACCTTGGGCATCACTTGATATTGATATCGTAATAGAAGCCACTGGTAAATTTAACCATGGAGATAAAGCGGTAGGTCATATCAATGCTGGAGCTAAAAAAGTTTTACTTACAGGGCCATCTAAAGGTGGAGACGTACAAATGATTGTAAAAGGTGTTAATAATGATAACTTAGATGTTAATAAGTATGACATATTTAGTAATGCTTCTTGTACGACTAATTGCATTGGCCCAGTTGCAAAAGTATTAAATGATAAATTTGGTATCGTAAATGGATTAATGACGACAGTTCATTCAATTACTAACGATCAAAATAATATAGATAACCCGCATAAAGATTTAAGACGTGCACGTTCATGTAGCGAAAGTATCATACCAACGTCTACTGGTGCAGCAAAAGCATTAAAAGAAGTTTTGCCTGAATTAGAAGGTAAGCTTCATGGTATGGCACTTAGAGTCCCAACAAAAAATGTATCATTAGTTGATTTAGTCGTTGACTTAGAACAAAACGTAACGGCAGAAGAAGTAAATAATGCATTTAAAGAAAATGATTTACAAGGTGTTTTAGCTACAGAAGATGCACCGCTAGTCTCTGTAGACTTTAATACAAACCCACATTCAGCAATTGTAGATACGCAAAGTACGATGGTGATGGGTGACAATAAAGTGAAAGTAATTGCTTGGTATGATAATGAATGGGGCTATTCAAATAGAGTCGTTGAAGTAGCTGCGCAATTAGGACAATTATTAAATTCTGAAGCTGACGTGTTGATTAGCTAA
- the nrdR gene encoding transcriptional regulator NrdR encodes MKCPKCNSTHSRVVDSRHADEVNAIRRRRECEVCNTRFTTFEHIEKRPLIVVKKDGTREQFLSEKILNGLVRSCEKRPVRYEQLEEITNKVEWRLRDEGRAEISSRDIGEYVMNLLMHVDQVSYVRFASVYKEFKDVDQLLQSMQGILSENKRSDS; translated from the coding sequence ATGAAATGTCCAAAATGTAATTCAACGCATTCACGTGTCGTAGATTCTCGTCACGCTGATGAAGTTAACGCGATTCGCCGTCGTAGAGAATGTGAAGTTTGTAATACTAGGTTTACAACATTTGAACATATTGAAAAAAGACCATTAATCGTAGTGAAAAAAGATGGCACACGTGAACAATTTTTAAGTGAAAAAATCTTAAATGGTTTAGTTCGTTCATGTGAAAAAAGACCAGTTAGATATGAACAATTAGAAGAAATCACTAATAAAGTCGAATGGCGTCTTAGAGATGAAGGGCGTGCTGAAATCTCTTCAAGAGATATTGGCGAATATGTCATGAATTTATTAATGCATGTAGACCAAGTATCATACGTGCGCTTTGCATCAGTCTATAAAGAATTTAAAGATGTAGACCAATTATTACAATCGATGCAAGGTATCTTATCAGAAAATAAACGGAGTGATTCATAA
- a CDS encoding replication initiation and membrane attachment family protein, whose product MGLQSSDFGLRPQDNFYVIRDFSINEQHLDILNRLFTPLVGPNAMGLYYYLEQFVTQEAEIVTTHYVIMSELQINLSEFRTHMDSLEAIGLVKSYVHHDSNTSSFAYKLIQPPTAYQFFSDPMLSIFLFTAVGKERYHHLKDYFESNTSFNLEGYQEITRKFTDVFSVPNKNFQSDVSNIKREQGYEGLNLAKVDFDFEALYDLLQSHFISAEIINADAKALITQLAILYGITPEAMKSVILKSITSAQQLSFEDMRKYARTYYQMEHEQSLPSLQLKQQNIPKPEDNSHTEEEDRLEQLNRVSPIEMLTAWKGSEISLDEKKLVEELVEREQLPFGVINILLQFVMLKRDMRLPKKYTLTIAAHWKRKGLKTAQEAEPFAKKINEEEQQQKSQRNFKQPRANLVSKEMTPKWLLERDNANNNEQNQPDNETSTEDDSEHEKERAAFLQHLKERWGDDD is encoded by the coding sequence ATGGGTTTGCAATCTTCAGATTTTGGATTGAGACCTCAAGATAACTTTTACGTTATCCGCGATTTTTCCATTAATGAACAACATTTAGATATATTAAATAGGCTATTCACTCCATTAGTAGGTCCCAATGCAATGGGACTTTATTACTATTTAGAGCAATTTGTAACACAAGAGGCTGAAATAGTGACCACACATTATGTAATAATGAGTGAATTACAAATCAATTTAAGTGAATTCAGAACACACATGGATTCACTAGAGGCTATAGGTTTAGTCAAAAGTTATGTACATCATGATAGTAATACATCATCTTTTGCCTATAAACTTATCCAACCACCAACTGCCTATCAGTTTTTTAGCGATCCTATGTTGTCGATATTTTTATTTACAGCTGTAGGGAAAGAACGTTACCATCACCTAAAAGATTATTTTGAGTCTAATACATCGTTTAATCTTGAAGGTTATCAGGAAATAACACGTAAGTTTACCGATGTATTTTCAGTACCTAATAAAAATTTTCAAAGTGATGTTTCAAACATTAAACGTGAACAAGGCTATGAAGGTTTGAATTTAGCTAAAGTTGACTTTGATTTCGAGGCGCTTTATGACTTACTACAATCACATTTTATAAGTGCTGAAATTATTAATGCTGATGCTAAAGCATTAATTACGCAACTTGCTATTTTATATGGCATAACGCCAGAAGCAATGAAAAGTGTGATTTTAAAATCAATCACAAGCGCACAACAATTATCGTTTGAAGATATGCGTAAATATGCACGTACTTATTACCAAATGGAACACGAACAAAGTTTGCCTTCATTACAATTAAAACAACAAAACATACCTAAACCTGAAGACAATAGTCATACTGAAGAGGAAGATCGTCTAGAACAATTGAATCGTGTAAGTCCTATTGAAATGTTAACCGCATGGAAAGGCTCTGAAATTAGTTTAGATGAAAAGAAATTAGTCGAAGAGTTAGTCGAAAGGGAACAGTTACCTTTTGGCGTGATTAATATATTGTTGCAATTTGTTATGCTAAAAAGAGATATGCGGTTACCTAAAAAATATACGTTAACAATTGCAGCGCATTGGAAACGTAAAGGATTAAAAACTGCGCAAGAAGCAGAACCATTTGCTAAGAAAATAAATGAAGAAGAGCAACAACAAAAATCTCAACGTAATTTCAAACAACCAAGAGCAAATTTAGTTTCAAAAGAAATGACACCTAAATGGTTATTAGAGAGAGATAATGCCAACAATAACGAACAAAATCAACCAGATAATGAGACGTCAACAGAAGATGATTCTGAACATGAAAAAGAACGTGCCGCGTTTTTACAACATTTAAAAGAAAGATGGGGGGATGATGACTAA
- the dnaI gene encoding primosomal protein DnaI, with protein sequence MKSFENIMGESNDLTKRIAKIKQEVVNDKDVKAFLTEHQSELTNAMVDEDLNVLQEYKDQQKHYDGHRFEDCPNFVKGHVPELYIEHNHIKIRYLQCPCKIKHDEEKFNAHLITSHHMQRDTLNAKLKDIHMDGKRLEAAMKADEICNDIANEKANIKGLYLYGQFGTGKSFILGAIANQLKTKKIPSTIIYLPEFIRTLKSGFKDGSFESKLATVREANILMLDDIGAEEITPWVRDEVIGPILHYRMVHELPTFFSSNLNFKELEHHLSVTRDGTEKTKAARILERIKTLSTPYYLEGKNYRDV encoded by the coding sequence ATGAAAAGCTTTGAAAATATAATGGGCGAGTCAAATGATTTAACAAAACGTATAGCTAAAATCAAACAAGAGGTCGTTAATGATAAAGATGTCAAAGCATTTTTAACCGAACATCAGTCTGAACTTACTAATGCAATGGTTGATGAAGATTTAAACGTCTTACAAGAATACAAAGACCAACAAAAACATTATGACGGTCATCGTTTTGAAGATTGCCCTAACTTTGTAAAAGGTCACGTACCAGAATTATATATCGAGCATAATCATATTAAGATAAGATACTTACAATGCCCATGTAAGATTAAACACGATGAAGAGAAATTTAATGCGCATTTAATTACCTCCCATCATATGCAACGTGATACTTTAAATGCGAAGTTAAAAGACATCCATATGGATGGTAAAAGACTAGAAGCGGCTATGAAAGCCGATGAGATTTGTAATGATATAGCAAATGAAAAAGCAAATATCAAAGGCCTATATTTATACGGTCAATTTGGTACAGGTAAATCATTTATTTTAGGTGCTATTGCTAATCAGCTAAAAACAAAAAAAATACCATCTACGATTATTTACCTCCCTGAATTCATTCGTACCTTAAAAAGTGGATTTAAAGACGGCAGTTTTGAATCAAAATTGGCTACTGTACGTGAAGCGAATATTCTAATGCTTGATGACATTGGTGCAGAAGAAATCACCCCTTGGGTTAGGGATGAAGTAATTGGACCTATTTTACATTATAGAATGGTACATGAATTACCAACATTCTTTAGTTCTAATTTAAATTTCAAAGAATTAGAACACCATTTATCTGTAACACGTGATGGAACCGAAAAAACAAAAGCTGCACGAATTTTAGAACGTATTAAAACATTATCGACGCCTTATTATTTAGAAGGAAAAAATTATCGTGATGTTTGA
- the thrS gene encoding threonine--tRNA ligase, which produces MEQINIQFPDGNSKEFDKGTTTEDIAQSISPGLRKKAVAGKFNDKLVDLTRPLESDGAIEIVTPGSEEALEVLRHSTAHLMAQALKRLYGDVKFGVGPVIEGGFYYDFDMDESISSDDFEKIEKTMKQIVDENHKIERKVVSRDEAKAFFSDDPYKLELIEAIPADENVTLYTQGEFTDLCRGVHVPSTSKIKEFKLLSTAGAYWRGDSNNRMLQRIYGTAFFDKKDLKAHLKMLEERKERDHRRIGKDLELFANNQLVGAGLPLWLPNGATIRREIERYIVDKEVSMGYDHVYTPVMANTDLYKKSGHWDHYNDDMFPTMKLDEQEEMVLRPMNCPHHMMIYANKPHSYRELPIRIAELGTMHRYEASGAVSGLQRVRGMTLNDAHIFVRPDQIKEEFKRVVNLIIDVYEDFGFENYNFRLSYRDPEDKEKYYDDDEMWVKAESMLKEAVDELGLDYVEAIGEAAFYGPKLDVQVQTAMGKEETLSTAQLDFLLPQKFDLTYIGNDGEQHRPVVIHRGVVSTMERFVAFLTEETKGAFPTWLAPMQVEIIPVNVDLHYDYARNLQDELKSQGVRVEIDDRNEKMGYKIREAQMQKIPYQLVVGDKEMENNEVNVRKYGSQDQETVEKDDFIWNLVDEIRLKKQR; this is translated from the coding sequence ATGGAGCAAATAAATATACAATTTCCAGATGGAAATTCAAAGGAATTCGATAAAGGCACTACTACAGAAGATATAGCGCAATCTATTAGTCCTGGATTACGTAAAAAAGCAGTCGCAGGTAAATTTAATGACAAATTAGTAGATTTAACAAGACCATTAGAATCAGATGGAGCTATTGAAATCGTAACTCCAGGTAGTGAAGAAGCTTTAGAAGTATTGAGACACTCAACAGCGCATTTAATGGCACAAGCATTAAAACGCTTATATGGAGATGTTAAATTTGGTGTAGGTCCCGTTATCGAAGGTGGTTTCTATTATGACTTCGATATGGATGAATCTATTTCATCGGATGATTTCGAAAAAATTGAAAAAACTATGAAACAAATTGTTGATGAAAATCACAAAATTGAACGCAAAGTAGTTTCTCGTGATGAAGCGAAAGCATTCTTCAGTGACGACCCTTATAAATTAGAATTAATCGAAGCAATCCCAGCTGATGAGAATGTTACATTATACACACAAGGTGAATTTACTGATTTATGTCGTGGTGTACATGTCCCATCTACTTCGAAAATTAAAGAGTTCAAATTGTTATCTACGGCAGGTGCATACTGGCGAGGCGACAGTAATAATAGAATGTTACAACGTATCTATGGTACTGCCTTCTTCGATAAAAAAGATTTAAAAGCGCATTTGAAAATGTTAGAAGAACGTAAAGAACGTGACCATAGACGTATCGGTAAAGATTTAGAATTATTTGCTAATAACCAACTTGTTGGTGCCGGATTGCCATTGTGGTTACCAAATGGTGCTACAATTCGCCGTGAAATCGAACGTTACATCGTTGATAAAGAAGTAAGTATGGGTTATGACCATGTTTATACTCCAGTAATGGCAAACACTGATTTATATAAAAAATCGGGTCATTGGGATCACTACAACGACGACATGTTCCCAACAATGAAATTAGATGAGCAAGAAGAAATGGTTTTAAGACCAATGAATTGTCCTCATCACATGATGATTTATGCGAACAAACCACATTCTTACCGTGAATTACCAATTCGTATAGCTGAATTAGGTACAATGCATCGTTACGAAGCAAGTGGTGCAGTTTCAGGATTACAACGTGTACGTGGTATGACTTTAAATGATGCGCATATTTTCGTACGACCAGATCAAATTAAAGAAGAATTTAAGCGCGTCGTTAATTTAATCATAGATGTTTATGAAGATTTTGGCTTTGAAAATTATAACTTTAGATTAAGTTACAGAGATCCTGAAGACAAAGAAAAATATTATGATGACGATGAGATGTGGGTAAAAGCTGAGAGCATGTTAAAAGAAGCAGTAGACGAGTTAGGTCTAGATTATGTGGAAGCCATTGGTGAAGCGGCATTCTACGGTCCAAAACTTGACGTTCAAGTGCAAACTGCAATGGGCAAAGAAGAAACTTTAAGTACTGCTCAATTAGATTTCTTACTACCACAAAAATTTGATTTAACTTATATTGGTAATGATGGCGAACAACATCGTCCTGTAGTAATCCATAGAGGTGTTGTATCAACAATGGAAAGATTTGTTGCCTTCTTAACTGAAGAAACTAAAGGTGCTTTCCCAACATGGTTAGCGCCAATGCAAGTTGAAATCATTCCAGTAAATGTTGATTTACACTATGATTATGCTCGAAATTTACAAGATGAGTTAAAATCTCAAGGTGTAAGAGTAGAAATTGATGATCGTAATGAAAAAATGGGCTATAAAATACGTGAAGCTCAAATGCAAAAAATTCCATATCAACTCGTTGTAGGCGATAAAGAAATGGAAAATAATGAAGTTAATGTACGTAAATATGGTTCTCAAGATCAAGAAACTGTAGAAAAAGATGACTTTATTTGGAATTTAGTAGATGAGATTCGCCTGAAAAAGCAAAGATAG